One part of the Neisseria zalophi genome encodes these proteins:
- a CDS encoding LysR family transcriptional regulator yields MNITLRQLKAFIAVAEYGSFTRAAESLYLSQSALSGLIKELEKNWEVILFDRTTRKLHLSSYGNKLLPQVRRILNEVEALDIELQNLKNFHKGQVHLAVSQQLAASALPAVLAGFQEQYPDIQANLIDCNVEQVLQRVKDGEVDFGLGPERTHGSDIESDFLFCLPFFLVVRPEHRLAKKNIINWKDLTDEALITLSSPFTDRLAANLPPQAANYVNQPRYRVNFLSTALGMTKAGLGITMCLPYAADWVRQHGLVMRPLGRPQVKRSFYLYRLKHRAASPAAQTFSQFLHTYIEKALINF; encoded by the coding sequence ATGAATATAACCTTGCGTCAATTAAAAGCATTTATCGCCGTTGCCGAATACGGCAGCTTCACCCGTGCGGCAGAATCCTTATATCTCAGTCAATCCGCACTCAGCGGCCTGATTAAAGAATTGGAAAAAAATTGGGAAGTTATCCTCTTCGACCGTACCACCCGCAAACTGCATCTTTCCAGCTATGGCAACAAACTGCTGCCGCAAGTTCGCCGTATTCTCAACGAAGTAGAAGCCTTAGATATCGAATTGCAAAACCTGAAAAACTTTCACAAAGGACAGGTTCATCTGGCTGTTTCCCAACAACTGGCCGCCTCCGCCCTACCCGCCGTGCTGGCCGGATTTCAAGAGCAATATCCCGATATCCAAGCCAACCTTATCGACTGCAACGTCGAACAGGTATTACAGCGCGTTAAAGACGGTGAAGTCGATTTCGGCTTAGGCCCCGAACGCACCCACGGCAGCGATATCGAATCCGACTTCCTATTCTGCCTACCCTTTTTTCTGGTGGTCAGACCTGAACACCGATTGGCTAAGAAAAACATTATCAATTGGAAAGACTTAACCGACGAAGCTCTGATTACCCTCAGCAGCCCCTTTACCGACAGACTGGCCGCCAACCTGCCCCCACAAGCCGCCAACTATGTTAATCAGCCCAGATATCGGGTTAATTTTCTTTCTACCGCATTGGGCATGACTAAGGCAGGTTTAGGCATTACCATGTGTTTGCCTTATGCCGCCGATTGGGTGCGGCAACACGGCCTGGTGATGCGGCCGTTAGGACGTCCGCAGGTGAAACGCAGCTTTTATCTCTATCGGCTAAAACACCGTGCCGCTTCTCCGGCAGCACAAACATTCAGCCAATTCCTACACACTTATATTGAAAAAGCCTTGATTAACTTTTAA
- the hppD gene encoding 4-hydroxyphenylpyruvate dioxygenase → MADLFENPMGLCGFEFVEFASPKADVLEPLFEKMGFTLVAKHRSKDVLLYRQGGINFIVNREPKSHAAYFAAEHGPSACGMAFRVRDAHLAYKRALELGAQPIEIPTSVMELRLPAIKGIGGAPLYLIDRFEEGRSIYDIDFEFLPDVDRNPVGHGLKIVDHLTHNVYRGRMDFWAGFYEKLFNFKEIRYFDIKGEYTGLTSRAMTAPDGLIRIPLNEEAKQGGGQIEEYLMQFGGEGIQHIALLSDNLPDTIDRLRASGIPLMSAPVDAYYEMLDERLPGHGEPVSELQARGILLDGTTEGDEPRLLLQIFSETLLGPVFFEFIQRKGDYREGFGEGNFKALFESLERDQIRRGALAV, encoded by the coding sequence ATGGCCGATTTGTTTGAAAATCCCATGGGTTTGTGTGGGTTTGAATTTGTTGAATTCGCTTCGCCCAAAGCGGATGTTTTAGAGCCTTTGTTTGAAAAAATGGGCTTTACATTGGTGGCTAAACACCGTTCGAAAGATGTTTTGCTGTATCGTCAGGGCGGTATTAACTTTATTGTTAATCGCGAACCGAAAAGCCATGCGGCGTATTTTGCTGCCGAGCACGGCCCGTCGGCATGCGGTATGGCTTTCCGTGTGCGTGACGCACATCTTGCTTATAAGCGGGCTTTGGAATTGGGTGCGCAGCCGATTGAAATTCCGACTTCGGTGATGGAATTACGTTTGCCTGCCATCAAAGGCATCGGCGGTGCACCGCTTTATCTTATCGACCGTTTTGAAGAAGGTCGTTCTATTTATGATATCGATTTTGAATTTCTTCCCGATGTTGACCGCAACCCTGTCGGACACGGTTTGAAAATCGTCGATCACCTCACTCACAATGTTTATCGAGGCCGCATGGACTTTTGGGCGGGCTTCTACGAAAAATTATTTAATTTCAAAGAAATCCGTTATTTCGACATTAAAGGCGAATATACCGGCCTCACCAGCCGCGCCATGACCGCGCCGGACGGCTTAATCCGTATTCCGTTAAATGAAGAAGCCAAACAAGGCGGCGGTCAGATTGAAGAATATCTGATGCAGTTTGGCGGTGAAGGCATTCAGCACATTGCGTTGCTCAGTGATAATCTGCCGGATACCATCGACCGCTTGCGTGCGTCGGGTATTCCGTTGATGAGTGCACCGGTGGATGCTTATTATGAAATGCTGGACGAACGCCTACCCGGACACGGTGAGCCGGTGTCTGAATTGCAGGCGCGCGGTATTCTGCTAGACGGTACAACTGAAGGTGACGAGCCGCGGTTGTTGTTGCAGATTTTTTCAGAAACCTTGCTGGGTCCGGTATTTTTCGAGTTTATCCAGCGTAAAGGAGATTATCGCGAAGGCTTCGGCGAAGGTAACTTTAAAGCCTTGTTTGAGTCACTCGAACGCGATCAAATCCGTCGTGGTGCGTTAGCAGTTTGA